Proteins encoded by one window of Arachis hypogaea cultivar Tifrunner chromosome 1, arahy.Tifrunner.gnm2.J5K5, whole genome shotgun sequence:
- the LOC112709935 gene encoding thioredoxin-like 1-1, chloroplastic: MAELLTKTSLVSSWHGDTQHHHNPRVSVVPKSYSFGYGLKRFPSLMIKSQVLRSSTLSSDFHGKKLLFRVNRASSPNRVNSQLRPSIVSQMTGRIGKVQKWWEKGIQPNMREVTSAEDLVNSLLNAGDKLVIVDFFSPGCGGCKALHPKICQLAEMNPDIQFLQVNYEDHRSMCYSLNVHVLPFFRFYRGAEGRLCQFSCTNATIKKFRDALAKHTPERCSLEPTKGLEEKELLALAANKELTFTYTPKPKPKPVQPAAPSLKPLPLPSFTADSDVSKDRTLATSGR; this comes from the exons ATGGCCGAGCTTTTGACCAAGACGAGCTTGGTTTCTTCATGGCATGGAGATACACAACATCATCATAATCCTAGGGTTTCTGTCGTTCCTAAGAGTTATAGCTTTGGTTATGGTTTGAAGAGATTCCCTTCTTTGATGATAAAATCACAGGTGCTCAGATCTTCAACTCTTTCATCTGATTTTCATGGCAAAAAGCTCTTATTTCGTGTGAATAGAGCATCATCGCCTAACAGGGTTAATTCGCAGCTTCGACCTTCTATCGTGTCTCAG atgACTGGTAGAATTGGTAAGGTTCAGAAATGGTGGGAGAAAGGGATTCAACCGAACATGAGGGAAGTGACTTCCGCAGAGGACCTTGTGAATTCACTATTGAACGCAGGGGACAagcttgttattgttgatttcttctcTCCGGGTTGTGGTGGCTGCAAAGCCCTTCATCCTAAG ATATGTCAATTGGCTGAGATGAATCCTGATATTCAGTTCCTTCAGGTGAACTATGAGGATCATAGATCCATGTGTTATAGCCTCAATGTCCATGTTCTTCCCTTCTTCCGCTTCTATAGAGGAGCTGAAGGCCGTTTATGCCAGTTTAGCTGTACCAATGCTACG ATCAAGAAGTTCAGAGATGCATTAGCTAAACACACCCCAGAAAGATGTAGCTTGGAACCAACAAAAGGGTTAGAAGAGAAAGAACTTCTAGCACTTGCTGCCAACAAAGAACTCACCTTCACATACACCCCAAAACCAAAACCGAAACCAGTTCAACCTGCTGCACCCAGTTTAAAGCCCCTCCCTTTACCCTCATTCACAGCAGATTCTGATGTCTCCAAAGACAGAACCTTGGCCACTTCTGGGAGATGA